A window from Montipora capricornis isolate CH-2021 chromosome 7, ASM3666992v2, whole genome shotgun sequence encodes these proteins:
- the LOC138057555 gene encoding uncharacterized protein yields the protein MEKFIELGEKFGLEGEKLLEFVRKQEEKEDKRRDEEREEKRREEEREEKRRQLEEEREEKRRQLEEEKEERRRRQDEERDARRQEREIRKLQQEADLMRQKEAAEVAKREHELELARIAAMNGDGRTAERGDREDRAKAPKLPSFVDGKDDLDAYLQRFERFAETAKWKKDGWASKLSALLSGRALEVYTSNPAVRPHA from the exons atggagaaatttattgagcttggcgaaaagtttggtctggaaggagaaaagctgcttgaattCGTGcgtaaacaagaagaaaaagaggacaaaCGCAGAGACGAAGAACGAGAAGAGAAACGCAGGGAGGAAGAAcgtgaagaaaaacgcagacaattggaagaggaaagagaggAGAAACGTAGACagcttgaagaagaaaaagaagaaagacgCAGACGACAGGATGAAGAAAGGGATGCGAGACGTCAGGAAAGAGAAATTAGGAAGTTACAACAGGAAGCTGACCTCATGAGACAGAAGGAAGCTGCTGAGGTTGCCAAGAGAGAACATGAGCTAGAACTTGCTAGAATAGCAGCAATGAATGGTGATGGTCGTACTGCAGAAAGAGGTGacagagaggatcgggctaaagcacctaaactcccctcgttcgttgatggcaaagacgatttggacgcgtatttgcagaggttcgagagatttgccgagacagctaagtggaaaaaagatggatgggcatcgaagctcagtgctctgttgtctggacgggcactagaagtgta cactAGCaaccccgctgtcagacctcacgcgtaa